From Rutidosis leptorrhynchoides isolate AG116_Rl617_1_P2 chromosome 3, CSIRO_AGI_Rlap_v1, whole genome shotgun sequence, a single genomic window includes:
- the LOC139901384 gene encoding uncharacterized protein produces the protein MSIAPDLEGDIAPTSELWELYTNGASGPEGAATSLLLTGPYKEEHTYALRFNFKVTNNEAEYEALLAGVRLDKETGVKKLQVYIDSQLVANQINGIFDAHDEGMQAYLDLARSLINEFDDFQISQIPRCQNKQADVLSKLVALMFNHL, from the coding sequence ATGTCGATTGCGCCTGACTTGGAGGGTGACATAGCGCCAACATCGGAACTCTGGGAGTTATATACCAATGGTGCGAGTGGTCCGGAAGGAGCGGCAACTAGTTTATTACTTACTGGACCATATAAGGAAGAGCACACTTATGCGCTAAGATTTAACTTCAAGGtaacaaacaatgaagcagagtatgaagcCTTACTGGCAGGAGTAAGGCTAGACAAGGAAACTGGGGTCAAGAAACTCCAAGTGTACATTGATTCCCAGTTAGTTGCCAACCAGATTAATGGTATTTTCGATGCTCACGATGAAGGAATGCAGGCGTACCTTGACTTGGCGCGTTCCCTAATCAACGAATTTGATGATTTTCAAATAAGTCAGATACCTCGATGCCAGAATAAACAAGCGGATGTGTTAAGTAAACTGGTGGCGCTGATGTTTAATCATCTTTGA